From the genome of Deinococcus sp. JMULE3, one region includes:
- a CDS encoding redox-sensing transcriptional repressor Rex: MAEIPTAAISRLVTYLRILEQLELQDVSRTSSTDLAERAGVTAFQVRKDLAYFGRFGTRGMGYTVPILKRELVRVLGLNRTWNVVIVGVGRLGQAIANYPGASDYQFQYVGLFDVNPDLIGTQVRGLTVQHLDTLRDFTQTQTVDMGFLAVPPDRAQDAAQSLADASVKGILNFAPTVIQPRTTERPGHTDLSDEWRGVIVENVDFLAGMKRLAFYILNPHLKDAPTPEDPA; this comes from the coding sequence GTGGCTGAAATCCCCACCGCCGCCATCAGCCGCCTCGTGACGTACCTGCGCATCCTCGAACAACTCGAACTGCAGGACGTCAGCCGTACCAGCAGCACCGACCTCGCCGAACGGGCGGGCGTCACCGCGTTCCAGGTCCGTAAGGACCTCGCGTACTTCGGCCGCTTCGGCACGCGCGGCATGGGCTACACCGTCCCCATCCTGAAACGCGAACTCGTGCGGGTCCTCGGCCTGAACCGCACCTGGAACGTCGTCATCGTCGGCGTCGGCCGACTCGGGCAGGCCATCGCCAACTACCCCGGCGCCAGCGACTACCAGTTCCAGTACGTCGGCCTGTTCGACGTGAACCCCGACCTGATCGGCACACAGGTCCGCGGCCTGACCGTGCAGCACCTCGACACGCTGCGCGACTTCACCCAGACGCAGACCGTCGACATGGGCTTCCTGGCCGTCCCACCCGACCGCGCGCAGGACGCCGCACAATCGCTTGCAGACGCCAGCGTGAAAGGTATCCTGAACTTCGCCCCCACCGTCATTCAACCCCGCACCACCGAACGACCGGGCCACACCGACCTCAGCGACGAGTGGCGCGGCGTGATCGTCGAGAACGTCGACTTCCTCGCCGGCATGAAACGCCTCGCCTTCTACATCCTCAACCCGCACCTCAAAGACGCTCCCACCCCGGAGGACCCCGCATGA
- a CDS encoding SPOR domain-containing protein: MSRAAGPRRWPDLMIGALVLLLLGGFGTLLLRPQAGTPVSAAADSGTDAPATDTTTLDSVPGAPGSTESTDAATAPVSTTEITAPTGQDSVTSPGSDAPQADGSANPGSVPSTDGADTPVIAAAPIGTPDPTLTDTQTAPQTEDADPASADPASDTPATDPAAPAARTGGAVPTSEQRTPLRSDYRITLGTFGSDAAAQSATQGVGALGYTVYPITVAAGVVAQVGPFADEATAREALADVQRAYPGAVLYPPRDRSLSTPSTPATTGATAETAQTTPAEPATPAPTATTPTYLQVGAFDRLESAQNLVQQLRDLGYNPTVNAPAGKKVTVLVGPYTGDPLTRTETRLQENGLDSFRVR; encoded by the coding sequence GTGAGCCGCGCCGCAGGACCCCGCCGCTGGCCGGACCTGATGATCGGCGCGCTGGTCCTGCTGCTCCTCGGCGGGTTCGGCACGCTGCTGCTGCGCCCCCAGGCCGGCACACCCGTCAGCGCCGCGGCGGACAGCGGCACGGACGCCCCCGCGACCGACACCACGACCCTCGACTCGGTCCCCGGCGCCCCCGGCAGCACGGAATCCACCGATGCGGCCACGGCACCTGTCAGCACCACCGAGATCACTGCGCCCACCGGACAGGACAGTGTCACCTCGCCCGGCAGTGACGCGCCGCAGGCGGACGGCAGTGCCAACCCCGGCAGCGTCCCCTCCACGGACGGCGCCGACACCCCGGTGATCGCCGCCGCGCCCATCGGCACCCCCGACCCCACCCTGACCGACACGCAGACCGCCCCCCAGACCGAGGACGCCGACCCGGCCAGCGCGGACCCCGCCAGCGACACCCCGGCCACTGACCCCGCCGCACCCGCCGCCCGCACCGGAGGCGCCGTGCCCACCAGCGAGCAGCGCACCCCGCTGCGCAGCGACTACCGCATCACCCTGGGCACCTTCGGCAGCGACGCTGCCGCGCAGAGCGCCACGCAGGGCGTCGGTGCCCTCGGGTACACCGTGTATCCCATCACCGTCGCCGCCGGGGTCGTCGCGCAGGTTGGCCCCTTCGCCGACGAGGCCACCGCCCGCGAGGCCCTCGCCGACGTGCAGCGCGCCTACCCCGGCGCGGTCCTCTACCCACCCAGGGACCGCAGCCTGAGCACCCCCAGCACGCCAGCGACCACCGGGGCCACTGCTGAAACCGCTCAGACGACCCCCGCCGAGCCCGCCACCCCGGCACCCACCGCCACCACGCCCACGTACCTGCAGGTCGGCGCATTCGACCGCCTGGAAAGCGCGCAGAACCTCGTGCAGCAACTGCGCGACCTGGGCTACAACCCCACCGTGAACGCCCCCGCCGGGAAGAAAGTCACCGTCCTGGTCGGACCGTACACCGGCGATCCCCTCACCCGCACCGAGACCCGACTTCAAGAGAACGGACTCGACAGCTTCCGGGTCCGCTGA
- a CDS encoding tetratricopeptide repeat protein translates to MRLTLNQDAQAQADAARALTLRPDDATLARALFVQGVAAYRQGQYAQARAALSSSQTRAPGADTALWLGLSAYAAKDYAAAATALAESVKLNPTPTARLNLGSALLATARYAEAEAVLRGLVSENPKNAEAWYLLGLAQRAQTRETEARTSLKAAAALGNARALEALK, encoded by the coding sequence GTGCGCCTCACGCTGAACCAGGACGCGCAGGCCCAGGCCGACGCCGCCCGCGCCCTGACGCTGCGCCCCGACGACGCCACGCTCGCCCGCGCGCTGTTCGTGCAGGGCGTCGCCGCGTACCGCCAGGGGCAGTACGCCCAGGCCCGCGCGGCCCTGAGCTCCAGCCAGACCCGCGCGCCGGGCGCCGACACCGCCCTGTGGCTGGGCCTGAGCGCCTACGCCGCGAAGGACTACGCCGCCGCCGCGACCGCCCTGGCCGAGAGCGTCAAGTTGAACCCCACCCCCACCGCCCGCCTGAACCTGGGCAGCGCGCTGCTCGCCACCGCCCGCTACGCGGAAGCCGAGGCGGTCCTGCGCGGCCTGGTCAGCGAGAACCCCAAGAACGCCGAGGCATGGTACCTGCTGGGCCTCGCGCAGCGCGCCCAGACGCGTGAAACCGAGGCCCGCACCTCCCTGAAGGCGGCCGCCGCGCTGGGCAACGCCCGCGCCCTGGAGGCCCTGAAGTGA
- a CDS encoding tetratricopeptide repeat protein → MTHTRSVLLALTLALASQGAAQTMLETATTIGVQNTLQSAGTPAIPNVTVPQAGAAAPGAGAASVPATVVTPLTADQQALLAQARAAYEANNFAEARRLYEQLITQNYTNPAPHFGLALTLFAQNDDRGAAFELQQFMALAPDRFEGPYNLGVIASRAGRRDDALKLYEQAAGLMKDQAGPAAQRQVLEALAAEQTRKADFTALSVTLAAIAVIDPQDQDVQYRLAQARTLSGQGAAALPGVYTLLQAAPERVDAALLLADIYVAQGLPDRALRELDAAAPRVKTGADRSVLLLRKASVLAQTGDTRAAVFAAQAATREDPKNATAFAREGELRAARNDRPGALTAYLNAVKLDPQSAAYRAALAGCASR, encoded by the coding sequence GTGACACATACACGTTCCGTTCTGCTGGCGCTCACCCTGGCCCTCGCGAGTCAGGGCGCCGCCCAGACCATGCTCGAGACCGCCACCACCATCGGCGTGCAGAACACCCTGCAGTCCGCCGGTACGCCCGCCATCCCCAACGTCACCGTGCCCCAGGCGGGCGCGGCCGCCCCCGGCGCCGGTGCGGCCAGCGTCCCCGCCACGGTCGTCACGCCGCTGACCGCCGACCAGCAGGCCCTGCTGGCCCAGGCCCGCGCCGCGTACGAAGCGAACAACTTTGCCGAGGCCCGCCGCCTGTACGAACAGCTGATCACGCAGAACTACACCAATCCCGCCCCGCACTTCGGACTGGCCCTGACCCTGTTCGCGCAGAACGACGATCGGGGCGCCGCCTTCGAACTGCAGCAGTTCATGGCGCTGGCCCCCGACCGCTTCGAGGGTCCCTACAACCTCGGCGTGATCGCCAGCCGCGCCGGACGCCGCGACGACGCCCTGAAACTGTACGAGCAGGCCGCTGGCCTCATGAAGGACCAGGCGGGGCCCGCCGCGCAGCGTCAGGTACTGGAGGCCCTGGCCGCCGAGCAGACCCGCAAGGCCGACTTCACGGCCCTGAGCGTCACCCTGGCCGCCATCGCCGTGATCGACCCGCAGGATCAGGACGTGCAGTACCGCCTCGCGCAGGCCCGCACCCTCAGCGGTCAGGGCGCCGCCGCGCTGCCCGGCGTGTACACGCTGCTGCAGGCCGCCCCTGAACGCGTGGACGCCGCGCTGCTCCTGGCGGACATCTACGTCGCGCAGGGCCTCCCGGACCGCGCACTGCGGGAACTGGACGCCGCCGCGCCCCGCGTGAAGACCGGCGCCGACCGCTCGGTCCTGCTGCTGCGCAAGGCCAGCGTCCTCGCGCAGACCGGCGACACCCGCGCCGCCGTGTTCGCCGCGCAGGCCGCCACCCGCGAGGACCCCAAGAACGCCACCGCGTTCGCCCGTGAAGGTGAGCTGCGCGCCGCGCGCAACGACCGCCCCGGCGCGCTCACCGCGTACCTGAACGCCGTGAAGCTCGACCCGCAGAGTGCCGCCTACCGCGCCGCCCTGGCCGGGTGCGCCTCACGCTGA
- the rlmN gene encoding 23S rRNA (adenine(2503)-C(2))-methyltransferase RlmN — MELLLDLHPDAYPLEGFRRRQLLDWVYGQGAGTFDAMTNLPAATRQELERTYLLNPFKLIETVRSADGSVKYLFTLQDGRQMEAVYMPYLDRKTICVSTMVGCPARCAFCATGAMGFGRNLTPGEIVGQVLAVAGGEDIAPREIRNLVFMGMGEAMLNYDNTMLAARILLHPDALGMSKRRVTLSTVGIAKGIRRLAAEDDLGIKLAISLHAPDEETRKRIIPTGQVNSIEEIMSAAREYQDVTGRRITMEYTMLRGINDHLWQAELLAELLRGLVSHVNLIPMNPWPGSDFESSTEEQIQAFYDLLEARGVDVSVRRSRGRDAGAACGQLALKRPNAHSGGAA, encoded by the coding sequence ATGGAGCTGTTACTCGACCTTCACCCCGACGCCTACCCCCTGGAGGGCTTCCGGCGCCGCCAGCTGCTCGACTGGGTCTACGGGCAGGGCGCCGGGACCTTCGACGCCATGACGAACCTCCCGGCCGCCACCCGGCAGGAGCTGGAGCGGACGTACCTGCTCAATCCCTTCAAGCTGATCGAGACGGTGCGCAGCGCCGACGGCAGCGTGAAGTACCTGTTCACCCTGCAGGACGGCCGCCAGATGGAAGCGGTGTACATGCCGTACCTGGACCGCAAGACCATCTGCGTGTCCACCATGGTGGGCTGCCCGGCCCGCTGCGCATTCTGCGCGACGGGCGCCATGGGCTTCGGCCGGAACCTGACCCCCGGCGAGATCGTCGGGCAGGTGCTGGCCGTCGCGGGCGGCGAGGACATCGCCCCGCGCGAGATCCGCAACCTGGTGTTCATGGGCATGGGCGAGGCCATGCTGAACTACGACAACACCATGCTGGCCGCGCGCATCCTGCTGCACCCGGACGCGCTGGGCATGAGCAAACGCCGCGTGACGCTGTCCACCGTCGGCATCGCCAAGGGCATCCGGCGACTGGCGGCCGAGGACGACCTGGGCATCAAGCTGGCGATCAGCCTGCACGCCCCGGACGAGGAGACCCGCAAGCGCATCATCCCGACCGGGCAGGTGAACTCCATCGAGGAGATCATGAGTGCCGCCCGCGAGTACCAGGACGTCACGGGTCGGCGCATCACCATGGAGTACACCATGCTGCGCGGCATCAACGACCACCTCTGGCAGGCGGAACTGCTGGCCGAGCTGCTGCGCGGGCTGGTCAGTCACGTGAACCTGATTCCCATGAACCCCTGGCCGGGCTCGGACTTCGAGAGCAGCACCGAGGAGCAGATCCAGGCCTTCTACGACCTGCTGGAGGCGCGTGGCGTGGACGTGAGCGTGCGCCGCTCGCGCGGGCGGGACGCGGGCGCCGCGTGCGGGCAGCTGGCCCTGAAACGCCCAAATGCGCACAGCGGCGGCGCGGCCTGA
- a CDS encoding PhzF family phenazine biosynthesis protein, whose translation MTTTDPLAAPLLFRALSDGGSGGKRVAVFLQGGDEQARAAASGAPLSVFVQAADPTGLRLRVFTPTREKGSSDSAAIAALSAVHAQVGLLDIVEVTQGDPEAGGEVQSAQLCGGEWVLRQGLATAREVQADLSPVGLAGQEAWVGSTGRPNLIVQVPTLAALEAFTPDDAAIGAVNRATDTTGLVLYTLGGPGRVDLSFRAFGPLKGFSEDAASSNMLACLIGVLGGRGQLPGDANLLRAAQRRPGQPARLTAQFAPLRDGVEVWVGGLAAPDAPN comes from the coding sequence ATGACCACGACCGACCCCCTGGCCGCTCCCCTCCTGTTCCGCGCCCTGTCCGACGGCGGGTCGGGCGGGAAGCGCGTGGCGGTATTCCTGCAGGGCGGCGACGAGCAGGCGCGGGCTGCCGCGTCCGGCGCGCCGCTGAGCGTGTTCGTGCAGGCCGCCGACCCGACCGGGCTGAGGCTGAGGGTGTTCACGCCCACCAGGGAGAAGGGCAGCAGCGACAGCGCCGCCATCGCCGCGCTGAGTGCCGTGCACGCGCAGGTGGGCCTGCTGGACATCGTGGAGGTCACGCAGGGCGACCCGGAAGCGGGAGGGGAGGTCCAGAGCGCACAGCTGTGCGGCGGCGAGTGGGTGCTGCGCCAGGGCCTCGCCACGGCGCGGGAGGTGCAGGCGGACCTCTCCCCCGTCGGGCTGGCGGGGCAGGAAGCGTGGGTGGGCAGCACGGGCCGCCCGAACCTGATCGTGCAGGTGCCGACCCTGGCCGCGCTGGAGGCCTTCACCCCGGACGACGCGGCGATCGGTGCCGTGAACCGCGCGACCGATACCACGGGACTGGTGCTGTACACGCTGGGCGGACCGGGCCGCGTGGACCTGAGCTTCCGCGCGTTCGGCCCCCTGAAGGGCTTTTCCGAGGACGCCGCGAGCAGCAACATGCTCGCCTGCCTGATCGGCGTGCTGGGCGGGCGCGGGCAGCTGCCGGGGGACGCGAACCTGCTGCGGGCCGCGCAGCGCCGCCCCGGTCAACCCGCCCGCCTGACCGCGCAGTTCGCGCCACTGCGGGATGGGGTGGAGGTCTGGGTGGGTGGCCTCGCCGCGCCGGACGCCCCGAACTGA
- a CDS encoding DUF1990 family protein — MPLIVPTVRNLERLRKRYQPLSTNAVTTGDLIHEVVEVGRGEEVFRRASGALRRWDTHRSWWLRVHPADEPPTPGQTVVIQVQAGRFSLLALAFCDRVTDVIDGPRRCGFTYATLPGHPERGAETFLVEWHADDRVTFTVRAVSQPGWPVLRLVRPALAWLQGRATRQYLRAISRAAVAQNA, encoded by the coding sequence ATGCCGCTGATCGTGCCGACCGTCCGGAACCTGGAGCGCCTGCGGAAGCGGTATCAGCCGCTGTCCACGAACGCCGTGACGACCGGCGACCTCATCCACGAGGTCGTGGAGGTCGGCCGGGGCGAGGAGGTCTTCCGGCGCGCGTCGGGCGCCCTGCGCCGCTGGGACACACACCGCTCATGGTGGCTGCGGGTGCATCCGGCGGACGAGCCGCCCACGCCGGGGCAGACGGTCGTCATTCAGGTGCAGGCGGGGCGCTTCAGTCTGCTGGCCCTGGCGTTCTGCGACCGCGTGACGGACGTGATCGACGGGCCGCGCCGCTGCGGCTTCACGTACGCCACGCTGCCCGGCCACCCCGAGCGGGGGGCAGAAACATTCCTGGTCGAGTGGCACGCTGACGACCGCGTGACGTTCACCGTGCGGGCGGTCAGCCAGCCGGGGTGGCCCGTGCTGCGACTGGTCCGTCCGGCGCTGGCGTGGCTGCAGGGACGGGCGACCCGTCAATACCTGCGGGCCATCTCGCGCGCGGCGGTCGCGCAGAATGCCTGA
- the lysS gene encoding homocitrate synthase: MTQDPSVTTDHPAPLIPATSWAIIDSTLREGEQFARGNFKTEDKIEIARALDAFGVEFIEVTTPMVSAQTHADIRRLTGLGLKAKFLTHVRCHMDDVQRAVDTGVDGLDLLFGTSSFLREFSHGKNIGQIIDTAQQVISWIKTNHPDLQIRFSAEDTFRSEEADLMAVYKAVSDLGVHRVGLADTVGVATPRQVYTLVREVRKVIHAECGIEFHGHNDTGCAVSNAYEAVEAGATHIDTTILGIGERNGITPLGGFLARMFTFDPQGLIDKYNLDLLPELDRMIARMVDLPIPWNNYLTGEFAYNHKAGMHLKAIYLNPGAYEAIPPGVFGVGRRIQAASKVTGKHAIAYKARELGLHYGEDALRRVTDHIKALAEQDELDDAHLEQVLREWVSA, encoded by the coding sequence ATGACCCAGGACCCCAGCGTGACCACCGACCACCCCGCCCCCCTGATCCCCGCGACCTCGTGGGCGATCATCGACTCCACCCTGCGGGAGGGCGAACAGTTCGCACGCGGGAACTTCAAGACCGAGGACAAGATCGAGATCGCCCGCGCGCTCGACGCCTTCGGCGTGGAATTCATCGAGGTCACCACCCCGATGGTCAGCGCGCAGACGCACGCGGACATCCGCCGCCTGACCGGGCTGGGCCTGAAGGCCAAGTTCCTCACGCACGTCCGCTGCCACATGGACGACGTGCAGCGCGCCGTGGACACCGGCGTGGACGGCCTGGACCTGCTGTTCGGCACCAGTTCGTTCCTGCGCGAGTTCAGCCACGGGAAGAACATCGGGCAGATCATCGACACGGCGCAGCAGGTCATCAGCTGGATCAAGACCAACCACCCGGACCTCCAGATCCGCTTCAGCGCCGAGGACACCTTCCGCAGCGAGGAAGCCGACCTGATGGCCGTCTACAAGGCCGTCTCAGATCTGGGCGTGCACCGCGTCGGCCTGGCCGACACCGTCGGCGTCGCCACGCCCCGGCAGGTGTACACGCTGGTCCGCGAGGTCCGTAAGGTCATCCACGCCGAGTGCGGCATCGAATTCCATGGGCACAACGACACGGGCTGCGCCGTCAGCAACGCCTACGAGGCCGTCGAGGCAGGCGCCACCCACATCGACACGACCATCCTCGGCATCGGGGAACGCAACGGCATCACGCCGCTCGGCGGCTTCCTGGCCCGCATGTTCACCTTCGACCCGCAGGGATTGATCGACAAGTACAACCTCGACCTGCTGCCCGAACTGGACCGCATGATCGCCCGCATGGTGGACCTCCCCATTCCCTGGAACAACTACCTGACGGGCGAGTTCGCGTACAACCACAAGGCCGGGATGCACCTGAAGGCCATCTACCTGAACCCCGGCGCGTATGAGGCCATCCCGCCCGGCGTGTTCGGCGTGGGCCGCCGCATCCAGGCGGCGAGCAAGGTCACGGGTAAGCACGCCATCGCGTACAAGGCCCGCGAACTGGGCCTGCACTACGGCGAGGACGCCCTGCGGCGCGTCACGGACCACATCAAGGCGCTGGCCGAGCAGGACGAACTGGACGACGCCCACCTGGAACAGGTGCTGCGCGAGTGGGTCAGCGCGTAA
- a CDS encoding MATE family efflux transporter, with amino-acid sequence MSAVTAPTPPPTESIKSPAREIASIAVPVSLEMVIQLVLTFINQIIVGTLGAVAVAAVGLSGSLGFLFFVTLGALGSGTSILVARRHGAADRPGVNQTLTVSVVTSVLAAALLTVPVVLFAGPLLSLAGGEDAVTRTATPYMQVSMLALIPGSLAWILSGALRSLGHARTPLVATVITVIVESLLAYGLVFGVGPLPQLGVVGAAWALVFANILKTALLAYQIYGPRHLAALTLPARDAWRSIAAPLLTISAPIAFTEFAWSLGGFLYAAVYARVGTAALAASQIVGTLEGIFIVGSFGLMSAATVFIGRALGAGDAAAAQVWLRRISRAGLATGLGFGLLFALSAVLVPSLFPRVGSDVHHIALIGILISAAFQIFKVRNMIIGGGVLPGAADGKGVIIGDVIGAFVVGLPLAIGLGLYSPLGVWGVFLARGAEEIVKVLIFEWRRRRIDWDKLAREQQGQDIAAH; translated from the coding sequence ATGTCAGCCGTCACGGCCCCCACCCCACCCCCAACTGAATCGATCAAGAGCCCCGCGCGCGAGATCGCCAGCATCGCCGTTCCCGTCAGCCTGGAAATGGTCATCCAGCTCGTCCTGACCTTCATCAACCAGATCATCGTCGGCACGCTCGGCGCCGTCGCCGTCGCCGCCGTCGGCCTCAGCGGCAGCCTCGGCTTCCTGTTCTTCGTCACCCTGGGCGCCCTGGGCAGCGGCACCAGCATCCTCGTCGCCCGCCGCCACGGCGCCGCCGACCGGCCCGGCGTGAACCAGACCCTGACCGTCAGCGTCGTCACCAGCGTGCTCGCCGCGGCCCTCCTGACCGTCCCGGTCGTGCTGTTCGCCGGACCCCTGCTGAGCCTCGCGGGCGGCGAGGACGCCGTCACCCGCACCGCCACCCCCTACATGCAGGTCAGCATGCTCGCCCTGATCCCCGGCAGCCTCGCCTGGATCCTCAGCGGCGCCCTGCGCTCCCTCGGGCACGCCCGCACCCCCCTGGTCGCCACCGTCATCACCGTCATCGTCGAGAGCCTCCTCGCGTACGGCCTCGTGTTCGGCGTCGGCCCCCTCCCGCAACTCGGGGTGGTCGGCGCCGCCTGGGCGCTGGTGTTCGCGAACATCCTCAAGACCGCCCTGCTCGCCTACCAGATCTACGGCCCGCGCCACCTCGCCGCGCTCACCCTGCCCGCCCGCGACGCCTGGCGGTCCATCGCCGCGCCGCTGCTGACCATCAGCGCGCCCATCGCGTTCACCGAGTTCGCCTGGAGCCTCGGCGGGTTCCTGTACGCCGCCGTGTACGCCCGCGTCGGCACCGCCGCGCTGGCCGCCAGCCAGATCGTCGGCACGCTGGAAGGCATCTTCATCGTGGGTTCGTTCGGCCTGATGAGCGCCGCCACCGTCTTCATCGGCCGCGCCCTGGGCGCCGGGGACGCCGCCGCCGCCCAGGTGTGGCTGCGGCGCATCAGCCGCGCCGGACTCGCCACCGGACTGGGCTTCGGCCTGCTGTTCGCCCTGAGTGCCGTCCTGGTCCCCAGCCTGTTCCCCCGTGTCGGCAGCGACGTGCACCACATCGCCTTGATCGGCATCCTGATCAGCGCCGCGTTCCAGATCTTCAAGGTCCGGAACATGATCATCGGCGGCGGCGTCCTCCCCGGCGCGGCCGACGGCAAGGGCGTCATCATCGGCGACGTCATCGGCGCGTTCGTCGTCGGCCTCCCCCTCGCCATCGGCCTGGGCCTCTACTCCCCATTGGGTGTCTGGGGCGTGTTCCTCGCCCGCGGCGCGGAAGAGATCGTGAAGGTCCTGATCTTCGAATGGCGGCGCCGCCGCATCGACTGGGACAAACTCGCCCGCGAACAGCAGGGCCAGGACATCGCCGCCCACTGA
- a CDS encoding amidohydrolase family protein has product MTHSDPHTPRLLTCDVLYTGMGGAQSPGAVVVVGGTVAATGHPDTLRAAYPHAREERAGSVIAPPPVNAHTHLDMSTYEFMALPYFRWIPEVVVPQREKRSAEAARHGADTLAGLGAGGVGDIVYMHAPDVMDTLLPREDLSGVLYYEVLGTFPEKADEIFRTVRERIEGWRAQERPGGPRVGLSPHTPHTVSHRLMRLLCDYAAGEGLPLQIHVAEHPAEHDLYTRGGGPIWENRLAPFYPDTFADVIGRAPEADLTPVRYLDELGVLNAKPTLIHMVNVTPDDIARVARVGSAVVTCPRSNHHLECGVFPWAAFAAAGVEVALGTDSVASGGSLDVREDVAFAQRLHPGLDPRVIVRAAVKGGHRVLGTRAPFIRRGETWDDRYRW; this is encoded by the coding sequence ATGACCCACAGCGACCCGCACACGCCCCGCCTGCTCACCTGCGACGTGCTGTACACCGGCATGGGCGGCGCGCAGAGTCCCGGCGCGGTGGTCGTGGTGGGCGGGACGGTCGCGGCGACCGGGCACCCTGACACGCTGCGCGCCGCGTACCCCCACGCGCGCGAGGAACGCGCCGGGTCCGTGATCGCGCCTCCGCCCGTGAACGCCCACACGCACCTGGACATGAGCACGTACGAGTTCATGGCCCTGCCGTACTTCCGCTGGATTCCCGAGGTGGTCGTGCCCCAGCGCGAGAAACGCAGTGCCGAGGCCGCCCGGCACGGCGCGGACACCCTGGCCGGGCTGGGTGCGGGAGGCGTGGGCGACATCGTATACATGCACGCCCCGGACGTCATGGACACCCTGCTGCCCCGCGAGGACCTGAGCGGCGTCCTGTACTACGAGGTGCTGGGGACCTTCCCGGAGAAGGCCGATGAGATCTTCCGCACGGTGCGCGAACGGATCGAAGGCTGGCGCGCGCAGGAGCGTCCCGGCGGGCCGCGCGTGGGCCTGTCCCCGCACACGCCGCACACCGTCAGCCATCGCCTGATGCGGCTGCTGTGCGACTACGCCGCCGGGGAGGGGCTGCCCCTCCAGATCCACGTGGCCGAGCACCCCGCCGAGCACGACCTGTACACGCGCGGTGGCGGCCCCATCTGGGAGAACCGACTGGCGCCCTTCTACCCCGACACCTTCGCGGACGTGATCGGGCGGGCACCCGAGGCGGACCTGACCCCGGTGCGGTACCTGGACGAACTGGGCGTCCTGAACGCGAAACCCACCCTGATCCACATGGTGAACGTCACCCCGGATGACATCGCGCGCGTCGCGCGGGTCGGGAGTGCCGTGGTGACCTGCCCGCGCAGCAACCACCATCTGGAGTGCGGCGTGTTCCCCTGGGCGGCCTTCGCGGCGGCCGGGGTGGAGGTCGCGCTGGGCACCGATTCCGTCGCCAGCGGCGGCAGTCTCGACGTGCGCGAGGACGTCGCCTTCGCGCAGCGCCTTCACCCGGGGCTGGACCCGCGCGTGATCGTGCGCGCCGCCGTGAAGGGCGGTCACCGCGTGCTGGGCACCCGCGCGCCCTTCATCCGCCGGGGCGAGACCTGGGACGACCGCTACCGCTGGTGA